The Argopecten irradians isolate NY chromosome 6, Ai_NY, whole genome shotgun sequence genome has a window encoding:
- the LOC138325974 gene encoding uncharacterized protein encodes MSGLQINNVVSLNEADQMNIKPEPVDEGYDAALNNSTTEEPTTEPGTAASNSDSKNATDITFPSGDSSKRLRGILSNMLSDTSKELSVKTVIEDLLQKNEYLLAQNNAGLYKPQPRNMSYKTKYEDTNSKSNSSASVYNTNNMSSGSKSGMSAILRPGSPTLTCPAPKKDLLEMGVLEEKTEELLNTTTQEVVCGVASKAFVMTNEGVNIQTDLQFYWCNFCPFKTEAKFTLLSHVLEHRFHCKTCEYQSFSRADVIRHAVQEHSDFYETAKTLKFCTFLPDIEERTEISNNQVNKSSNKRKKINEESRSDEKRAKVAASDTDATGDAKKTNEVKEKTKKSQKKDDDYECFEMEVDEVDDDNAYENEDDDDDEEEDRQMDTIITPTSKKDSSKTLPLSIPNLLKQSPNKTPSQTASSANISATLSAKSSSSTPAIKAGNTVTVSSGLCWNCGYCDFVTLSQTFLKTHLNSQHTGKAHKYVAMLVSSQEEMNRIKEKDSTMYQNSNTMNYGSFGVQHSSAYSTSSSAALPAASIPSGGGESASIPERERTEYDDSESDEDFIPADQKKKYPLTYKCAHCNFNAPVCFKIKEHLQIKHIGCVLYSLDMRAVKLKQRRYVFFCHRKNCSFTTKKTEEYLNHSESCTPWLEPGCPEKVDAPSKKCLELTRSFSSKISQKAFQMAKNFKSSKTAEYACVHCSYTSNNNTRVKKHVLSNHKDCDTLMKDLQAHRMKKKMYVYFCKYCLWETRNDGELIDHLRDKHNDSITIVNPAPDMPEAMPTGTMMMEMPATSSMVANSPTVSIEMDESPATTTPDESANNSEAGEYDDNFDDLEVPQDVIQSLMDEYVTHEASHGVSPGRPTRNAAAKAQVRCRAQGQSPQLFRCIHCPHMCFGVNLVKKHLRTRHSNEPLRSMDLKKKLARSYAYYCFCPKDGCTFLHTSEDSVIKHACNDHGYSPDHEDLQRLSQPIIKGGQLRHDVQYECLYCITGDSGTIKTNMEKMRRHILEEHCGEEVIFRDCVARKLRKTSRIFMCIHVTCGYNTTDQKEYNLHRLAHDKSHIYECAKCQWFTANPDTVGSHMSAMHSGTQVTTMEIFLDLDEKGNVVKKVGGTVIKQEPE; translated from the coding sequence atgtctGGACTCCAAATTAACAATGTAGTGAGCCTGAATGAGGCTGATCAGATGAACATCAAGCCTGAGCCAGTTGATGAGGGTTACGATGCTGCTCTAAACAATAGTACAACTGAAGAACCCACCACAGAGCCAGGGACTGCAGCGTCCAACAGTGACAGCAAGAATGCTACAGACATCACGTTTCCCAGTGGAGACTCCAGTAAAAGGTTACGCGGAATACTAAGCAACATGCTTAGTGACACTAGCAAGGAGTTGTCTGTCAAAACTGTCATTGAGGATCTTCTAcagaaaaatgaatatttactgGCACAAAACAACGCTGGATTGTACAAACCTCAACCAAGAAACATGTCTTACAAAACAAAGTATGAGGACACCAATTCAAAAAGTAACTCCTCGGCCTCTGTCTACAATACAAACAACATGTCATCTGGATCCAAGTCTGGCATGTCAGCGATTCTTCGTCCTGGTAGTCCTACGCTGACGTGCCCGGCACCCAAGAAGGATCTATTGGAGATGGGGGTGTTGGAGGAAAAGACAGAGGAGCTGTTGAACACGACCACGCAGGAAGTAGTGTGTGGTGTCGCCTCCAAGGCGTTTGTCATGACAAACGAAGGCGTGAACATTCAGACGGATCTACAATTCTACTGGTGCAACTTCTGTCCTTTCAAAACTGAAGCCAAGTTCACTCTGCTGAGTCATGTATTGGAACATAGATTTCATTGCAAGACGTGTGAATACCAGTCATTCTCTAGAGCTGACGTCATCCGACATGCTGTACAAGAACATTCAGATTTCTATGAAactgcaaaaactttgaaattttgCACTTTCTTGCCCGATATTGAAGAGAGGACAGAGATTTCTAATAACCAAGTAAACAAATCGTCAAACAAACGGAAAAAAATTAACGAGGAGAGCAGATCTGATGAAAAAAGAGCAAAAGTTGCTGCCAGTGACACAGATGCAACAGGAGATGCAAAGAAAACCAATGAAGTCAAAGAGAAAACGAAAAAGTCACAGAAAAAGGATGATGACTATGAGTGCTTTGAGATGGAGGTAGATGAGGTAGACGATGATAATGCTTATGAAAATGAAGAcgatgacgatgatgaagagGAGGACCGACAGATGGATACCATAATAACACCAACCTCCAAAAAAGATTCCTCTAAAACGCTTCCACTTTCTATTCCCAACCTCCTGAAGCAGTCGCCAAACAAGACACCAAGTCAAACAGCTTCTAGTGCAAACATATCTGCAACATTGTCTGCCAAAAGTTCATCTTCTACCCCGGCAATAAAGGCAGGCAACACTGTCACGGTATCGTCTGGTCTGTGCTGGAACTGCGGCTACTGCGACTTTGTCACACTGAGTCAAACCTTTCTCAAAACCCACCTCAACAGCCAGCATACTGGAAAGGCACACAAATATGTGGCTATGCTAGTGTCGTCTCAGGAGGAAATGAATCGGATCAAGGAAAAGGATTCCACAATGTACCAAAATTCTAATACAATGAATTATGGAAGCTTCGGTGTCCAACATTCCTCAGCGTATTCTACTTCCAGCTCTGCTGCTCTTCCTGCAGCTTCCATTCCATCTGGTGGTGGGGAGAGCGCTAGTATTCCTGAACGTGAAAGAACCGAATATGACGATAGTGAAAGTGATGAAGATTTCATACCAGCTgatcaaaagaaaaaatatcctTTAACCTACAAATGTGCACACTGCAATTTCAATGCTCCTGTCTGCTTTAAGATCAAAGAACATCTCCAAATCAAACATATAGGCTGTGTTTTGTACAGTCTGGATATGCGAGCTGTCAAACTGAAACAGCGTCGATATGTGTTCTTTTGTCATCGGAAGAATTGTTCATTCACCACCAAGAAAACTGAAGAATATCTTAATCACTCCGAGAGTTGCACCCCCTGGCTTGAACCTGGATGCCCTGAAAAAGTTGACGCTCCTTCCAAAAAGTGCTTAGAACTCACTAGATCATTCTCATCGAAGATTAGTCAAAAGGCATTCCAAATGGCCAAGAACTTTAAAtcctccaaaactgctgaataTGCCTGTGTTCATTGCTCGTACACCTCTAATAATAACACGCGTGTCAAAAAGCATGTGTTGTCCAACCATAAAGACTGTGACACTTTAATGAAGGATCTACAGGCACATCGCATGAAGAAAAAGATGTATGTGTACTTCTGTAAGTACTGTTTGTGGGAGACTAGGAATGATGGTGAGCTTATCGACCATCTTAGAGATAAACACAATGACTCTATAACAATTGTTAATCCGGCACCTGATATGCCGGAGGCGATGCCTACGGGAACTATGATGATGGAAATGCCAGCCACATCATCAATGGTGGCCAACTCACCGACTGTAAGCATTGAAATGGATGAATCCCCGGCAACTACTACACCAGATGAATCTGCGAATAATTCCGAGGCTGGAGAATATGACGACAACTTTGATGATTTAGAAGTTCCACAGGACGTAATACAGTCATTAATGGACGAGTATGTTACTCATGAGGCTTCTCATGGCGTGTCTCCAGGGAGACCCACCCGTAACGCTGCGGCTAAGGCCCAGGTACGCTGTCGAGCTCAAGGTCAGTCTCCACAGCTGTTCAGGTGTATACACTGCCCCCATATGTGCTTTGGGGTCAATCTGGTGAAGAAGCATCTGAGAACCAGACACAGCAATGAACCTCTACGTTCTATGGATCTTAAAAAGAAGCTCGCCAGATCATATGCGTATTACTGCTTCTGCCCGAAAGATGGATGTACATTTTTACACACCTCCGAGGATTCTGTAATAAAACATGCCTGTAACGACCATGGATACTCACCTGATCATGAGGATCTTCAGAGACTGAGCCAGCCTATAATCAAAGGAGGCCAACTACGACATGATGTCCAGTATGAATGTCTGTATTGCATAACTGGTGATTCAGGTACAATCAAGACAAACATGGAGAAAATGAGGCGACACATACTGGAAGAACACTGTGGAGAGGAAGTGATTTTCCGAGACTGTGTCGCTAGGAAACTACGCAAAACTTCAAGAATCTTCATGTGTATTCACGTTACGTGTGGCTACAACACCACGGACCAAAAGGAGTACAATTTACATCGTCTTGCACATGATAAATCTCATATCTATGAATGCGCGAAATGTCAATGGTTCACCGCTAATCCTGATACGGTGGGTTCACATATGTCAGCCATGCATTCCGGCACTCAGGTAACTACCATGGAAATCTTTCTTGATTTGGACGAGAAAGGAAATGTTGTTAAAAAAGTGGGTGGTACTGTTATCAAACAAGAACCAGAGTAG
- the LOC138325975 gene encoding DNA primase large subunit-like, which produces MEIKEKSKSKRTKRGVKLEQKYAHPLQFYHTPPTDTISLQEFEEYAVERLKVLKALDTAGVRHIRGTEKYTDLVEKEIKKTKFGPILRTDRREDEFLRRLDHISHFILRLAYCRSEELRRWFLQQELELLRLRFQRETPESRQEFLQENNLNYSPISDDEKRDITPELIAAAGRNSSSAHTQEYFKVPFIEVLDLISKRKVFLRDGLAYVPREDMISILLTHYRAHLSHSLAVTCRALPHLEEDDRLLPMVCGLSKRYVGKDYASKKTNVGQITADMVEMLSKQSFPMCMQQLHESMRRDHHLRHGGRQQYGLFLKGIGLSLEEAMTFWRKEFTKLIDGDKFDKTYSYNIRHNYGKEGKRANYTPYSCMKIIMSNAPGQGDFHGCPFKHCDEALLAQKLRAQNLSKDNVDKIMNEVKGGHYGVACTKHFLAKHAGVEEQDINSINHPNQYFEESQRILRGDKREALRPIPSTPRSQYSSQSQGTPKSEKVAPSQGTPQGHISGIEEMEDDDDIMMSMDC; this is translated from the exons ATGGAAATCAAAGAGAAGAGCAAATCAAAACGGACAAAAAGGGGTGTGAAGCTTGAACAGAAATATGCTCATCCGCTACAGTTTTATCACACTCCACCGACAGATACGATTTCTTTACAGGAATTTGAAGAATACGCCGTTGAGAGATTAAAAG ttTTAAAAGCTTTGGATACAGCTGGTGTTCGCCATATCAGAGGGACTGAAAAATATACAGACCTGGTCGAAAAAGAAATCAAGAAAACCAAGTTTGGTCCTATTCTAAGG ACTGACAGAAGAGAAGATGAATTTCTCCGAAGGCTTGACCACATCTCACATTTTATTCTAAGACTGGCTTATTGTAGATC GGAGGAGTTGAGAAGATGGTTTCTACAACAGGAGCTTGAGTTGTTGAGACTCAGGTTTCAGAGGGAGACTCCAGAAAGCAGACAGGAGTTTCTCCAAGAAAATAATCTTAACTACAGTCCG ATCTCTGATGATGAgaaaagggacataactccagAATTGATAGCAGCAGCGGGTCGAAATTCATCATCAGCTCATACTCAAGAATATTTCAAG GTTCCTTTTATTGAGGTACTTGACCTGATCAGCAAAAGGAAAGTATTTCTGAGAGATGGATTGGCCTACGTACCGCGAGAAGACATGATATCAATCCTGCTGACTCACTACCGAGCTCACTTGTCTCATTCCTTAGCT GTGACCTGTCGAGCCCTTCCTCACCTCGAGGAGGACGATAGACTGCTACCTATGGTATGTGGATTAAGTAAACGCTACGTCGGAAAAGATTACGCCTCTAAAAAGACCAATGTAGGCCAGATCACAGCAGACATGGTAGAAATG CTCTCCAAACAATCATTCCCGATGTGTATGCAGCAGCTACACGAGTCAATGAGGCGCGATCACCATCTACGTCATGGAGGTCGTCAGCAGTATGGACTCTTTCTCAAAGGAATCGGGCTGTCACTGGAGGAAGCTATGACGTTTTGGAGAAAAGAATTCACCAAACTTATAGATGGTGATAAG TTTGACAAGACATATTCATATAACATCCGCCATAACTATGGTAAAGAAGGGAAGAGGGCCAACTATACTCCCTACAGCTGTATGAAGATCATCATGTCGAACGCCCCGGGACAGGGAGACTTCCATG GTTGTCCATTTAAGCATTGTGATGAAGCACTTCTGGCACAAAAGTTGAGGGCACAGAATTTATCGAAAGACAATGTAGATAAG ATCATGAATGAGGTGAAGGGTGGTCACTATGGTGTAGCTTGTACTAAACACTTCCTGGCCAAACATGCGGGCGTCGAGGAGCAGGATATCAACAGTATCAACCACCCAAACCAGTACTTCGAGGAGAGCCAGAGGATACTTCGTGGGGACAAGCGGGAAG CTCTGCGGCCAATTCCCAGCACTCCTCGTTCTCAGTACTCCAGCCAGTCACAAGGAACACCGAAGTCAGAAAAGGTAGCACCTAGTCAGGGCACGCCTCAAGGTCATATAAGTGGTATAGAAGAGATGGAAGATGATGACGATATCATGATGTCGATGGACTGTTAG